TTTTTTATGGCGGGCTATTCTCTTATCCAATTCCTCACGCTCTGCTTCACTAAGCAAAAGGCCACTAGACTTATCTGCCTGCATCATTCCATATACAAGTTGAATAAAACGTTCATCTGCTTGGCTTATGTAGTCCTGAAGCTCTTTTCGTAAGATTACAGTGTTCATGGCTATTGGATTATCGTGTGATTGTAAATATAACATTTTCATCCTTATTTTTAGTTTCATTATAGCCCCCACATTCCTGTAGGGGCTTTTCTTCTGATTTACTTACTCAAATTGCTTTTGCCAACGCTTATGATGGGCGTGGTAGATACATTCATTTAGTCGCTGTAGGGCAAAGCAGGTATCTTGTACATCATAGATGCCAGTTACTTCTTTTTCAACGTAATGCAGCAGGTAAATAGCTCTCGATAGTTCTAAGTTCAATGCCGCATAGTCTCCGGCGTAGTTGTCTTCTATGTGCTCCTTTAAAGCCAGAAGCTCTTCAATGTGTAATTCTTTCATTTTTGTGATTTTATAAGAGTAAAGGAACCCCTGCTTAGGTCCTCTTGATGTTCACAAAAACATCTGTAGTTGTTTCCTTCTACAAAACCATACAGGGGTATATTTTGAATTTTGACTTGCTGTGCGCTTTGTGATTCCAAGAGTAAAATTATCTAATTCAATCCTTCTTTTCTAGGGACTTCGGTTTTTGCTGTTCATGGTTTAGTCTTCTGTTTCGTTCATGGGGTGGAATCTGTCTATGTCGAGTTGCAGGCTTTCGGTATCGTCTTGCTGGTAGGCTTCGGTGCTTTGGATGTTTTTATGGCCTGCCATGTATTGTACTTCTCTCAGGTTGTGTTGGCGTAGCCAGTGAACGATTACTGATGATCTGATGTGCTGGGCGCTTTGCAGTTGGGGTTCTTGTTTTTTCAGGCGTTGCATGAGTCTGCGGTGGGCATCGTAATAGTGGGTGTAGCCGGTAATTAATAGCTGGTCGCTTTCTTCTTGTCTGAACTGGTGTTGTAGTTCTGCCCGGGTCTGGTTGATGTAGCGGTCGAGTTCTATGATCTGGCGGGCTTGTAGTGCCAGGGTTCTTGGGTTGTGTTTGCGGCTGCCGGGCACTTGGATGGTGCCGCCCAGTACGTCTATGTTTTCGGTTTTCAGGCTGCTCAGTGTGTTGACGTCAAGGCCTTGGTAGACCATCAGGCCGGTGGCGATCTTGTTGCGGATGGCGGATTGACGGGAGGTGGTTTTGGTTTTGCGCAGGGCTTTGACATCGAAGCTGGTATAGAGGTTTTCGAGTTGGTCTTTGCTCATGGTGGGGTAAAGTTTGCGCTGGTCCCTTGTTTTCAGTTCGATGTATCTGGCGGGGTTTTGATCGATGATACCTGCGGTGGTCAGTGAGTCATAGTAATGGGTGATGGCGGCCAAATAGGTTTGCATGGTGGTGGTGCGTACGTGGTGGCGGCGCAAATGGGCAAGGTAGTCGAGCAGGTCGTTGTAGCTGGCTTGTTCGGGATTTAGCTGCTGCTCTGCTGACCATTGCTGGTAGCGGTTTTTGCTTTGCTCGTAGGCGGCTATGGTACGGCGGGCGTAGCCTTGTTTTTTCAGGTAATTGGTGTAGGTGTTATCCATTTGTTTTTCTGTTTAAGTCAACCTTCGCTAAAGCTTCGGTCGACAAGGTGGGTGTAGACTTGGGTGCTTTCTAAGGATTGGTGTCCTAAGAACTGGCTTACTTTTTCTATGGTCATGCCTTGGTAAAGCAGGTGGGTGGCGATACTGTGCCGCAACAGGTGCAGGTGCAGGGGCTTTTGTTGCAGTATGGGGCAGTCGGTATGTTTTTGCATGTATTTCAGGCGGGTGTTGAGGGTGTTGCCGTTGGCTCTGTCTCCTCTCCTGCTGATGAAGAAGGCTTCTTCATGGGTTTTGTTGGGATTGAGCAGTTGGGGGCGGGCATCGTAGCGGTAGTGTTCGAGGTATTTGCCGGTGGTTCTGCTGAAGGGTACGAGGCGGGATTTGCCGCCTTTGGCTTGGCGTACGTGTAGCAGGCGGTTATCGAAGTGGATGTCGGTATGGTTGAGGTTGACGCCTTCGTTTCTTCGAAGGCCACAGTCGTAGTATACGGCGAGCAGGGCTCTGTCGCGGGAGGCGAGTTCGGGATATTGGTCTTCGTAGGTGGTGGTGGCCTGATAGAGTTGTTTGATCTGTCCGGTGGTTAGTGGGGTGATGGGTTGCGGGTTGGGGCTTTCCAATGGTATGCCGGTTGGGGGCAGCAGGATGCGGCCTTGTTTGCGCAGGTAGTCTAAGAGTTTTTCTATGGCGCTCAGGTGTTGGTTGAGGTAGTTGTTAGACAGGCCGCCGCCTAAGCGCTGGTTGGCTCTTTGGGACAGGTGGCGGTAGTAGGTTTTGATAATGGGAATGTCGATCTGGTTGATGTGGGTATGGTTGTGGGTTTCGAGGTAGTGTAAAAATTCTCTTACGTGGATGGGGAAGGCTTGTACGGTGGATGGGGCGTAGCCGAGGATGTCGAGCCACTCGGCAAAGCTTTGTTCTAAGAAGCGGTAGGCGGTGGTTTTAAGGGTAAGTTTTTTCATTTGTTTTTTTGCTTCGGTTGATCTTTTCTGTTTGGCTGGTTCGCTTTAGGTAGTTAGCTGGTTTTCTTGGTTTTAGGTGAGCCATTGCGGCGGTGGCTCACGGGTGGTTTACTGGCTTGCTTTGTCTTTTGGACGGTGAGTATTTCATCGAGTACGCGGTCTATGGTGGCTTTCAGGTTTTGGTATTCTTCGGGGTTGGTGATTTCGTAGGTGTAACCGGTGGCTTGTTTGCCTGATTTTATGGTGATCATGAAGTTGTCGAGGAGTTGGTTATGGTAGCGCCGCAGGGTGGTGCCTTTGATCCGCAGGTGGTTTCTGATCTCGCGGTTGGTGAAGGTGGTTTTGTTCTCTTGCCCGAGCCAGTATTTGAGGTGTTCGAAGTAGCTGCGACAGGCGCCACTCAGGGTGTCTGATTTTCTCAAAAGTACTTCTTTCATGAGGTGGTTGGCAGCTTCGATGTCTTCGAGGGTGGTGTTGATATAGACTTCTCCTGTCTGGCTGTCTGCTTCGGGCTCGCGCTGGTATTGGTGGTAGAAGGTAACGGCTTCTATAAAGGCTAAATAATGGGCGTTGGTTCTACGGGGTTTCAGTATCTCTTCGGGGATGTGCAGGGTTTCGGCGTAGGGGTTCCTGATTTGTACGGGTTGTAGTATGCGTTGGGTGTTTTTCAGGAGTTCTCTGATCTGGTGTTCTTCGGCATGGTCTATTTTTCCTGCGCTGTGTTTTCTTTGGTAGTTCATAATGTTTTGGTCCTGGGTTTTGCTTTCGTCGATGTGGATCAAAAAGGAGCGGTTGGCGTTGTCTTCGTAGAGGCTTTCTTTGGTGGTGCAACCGGCTACGCTTACGGGACCTTCTACTTTCAGGGTCACGGTTTTGGTTTCGCCTCTGGTGTTTTTTACAACTATGGTTTTGGTGATATGTTTTTTGGATTGGATCTCTCTTAAGGGGTAGAGTACATCTTCGGCACCGTCTAGGTCTTCGATCAGGATGAGTTTGTTTTTGAGTTCGTGCTGACCGAAGTAGTAGAAAGCGTTGCCGCTTAGGGTGGTGATTTCGAGTTTATCTTCTTCGGGGATCAGGGCGCTTACTTTTTCCTGTAGGTGGGTTTTGCCTATGCCGGAGCTGCCCAGGCTGATGACGTGCAGGGGGTTGTCTCTTTTGCGGCTGGTAAAGATGAGGTACATCAACAGGCGGTTGGTGTCTTCGCCAATAACTCCGGCTTTGCCAATGTCTTCCTGGGTGCGTTGCATCAGGTTGGGGGCACTCAGGTATTGTCTGGCTTTTTTGATTTCTTCCGGACTCAGGTATTTGCGTTTGTCTTCTATTCGGTTTTGTTTTTCAATGGCTTCCATCCGGTAGTCTTCCAACGCTTCGGTGAGTTCGCTCAGGGCTTCGGCTATGAGGCTGCTGCCGATCTCCAGACGTTCGGCTATTCTCCGCACGAGTTTTTCTACTTGCAGGTTGTTGTACAGATCGAGGTTATGGCGCAGGGCTGGTTTTTCTTCTACACTTATTTTCAGGGTGGCTCGCATCCGGTCAAGGCCTTCGAGTTTGATGCCGCCGAGGATGGTGATTGTCAAAGGTGGGTAGCTGTAGGTGAGGTGTTCTGGATTGGCTACGCAAAGCATAAAATTCTTTATTTAAGATTTTAAGTTCTTTATTTAAGAACAATAATAAAGCAAGAAAGAATTAAAAGCAAACAATTCACCTTATATCAAGATCAAATAAACTTATTCTTTATATTTATGGCCTTAAAAACAGAATTGTTATGACCAAACTAGGAGAGTATCTCGATAAAAAGTCTGTAAATAAGGCTGAGATAGCTAGAAGAACAGGACTTAATAAAACGCGAATAACCGAGCTAACAACTTTGGAAAGGGCAAAACTACGAGCTGATGAACTTTACCTGATTGCTCTGGCCATCGATGTTAATCCTTGTGACATATTAAATGAGGTATGTGGCCATTTAAAACTTAAGCAATAACATTTATCGACTTATTTTTTACACTTCAATATATAATTTACTAATCAGTTAAATATATTCCGATATATAAGAACTGTGAGTGAATATTAAGATATTTCTTTTTAAAAATAAAAATGTGCCAATTTGACAAATCATCTACCAAACTATCCCGTTCCAAATTGACCACTACTTAACCGCAGATTAAAGTTCGCTCATTATTTTCTTGTAAATTTTTCTTCCTAACTTATTTATCACATATCTAGTAAATATATCAGAACAAAGACAAGACTTATTCTTTTTATTACCACTTATGATTTAAGAAGAAGCACTCCTTACGAAAGAAAAAATCAACCCTTTTTTTCGAGGATGCTTTACTCAGAGATTTTAATGCGAAACAGGCTTACACTTCTTAAAAGCAAAAAGCCCGGGATCAAATCCCAGGCTTAGATATTTCTCTAGTTTTCAAATACTCTGCTATAAAGGCCACACCATGCGGACGCCTACCCATTATAGATCTAAGGATCGCAACCTTAGACCAGATAGAGATCACAACTCAATAGTCAGGAAGATCTCTTTTCGAAACATAATCATGAGCACCAGCCCATATCCAAAATGGTAAAGCATAATTTTGTTTCTTTACATCAGGATAAACACGTACTGCAAAAGTTCTTTTATTCAGTAGCTTCTGATAGTCATCTATACAAGTTTCATAACTTACTTGTAAATCCAAATTCAATTCTGGTATATTAAAAACATGTAAAATTTCGTATTGAACTACAAAGTCTTTAGCATAATGAAATTCAGACCCCATAACAATTTGCCCTTTTGATATTCTTATCATCTTTTCAGGGTAGAGTTTATCATCAAGATAGAGAATAGCCGATATTTCATCCATTTCTCCTATCGGGAAATTTCCAGAAAAATTTGCTTTCCCATCAGGATTATATGAGAATTGGGATAAGGTATTAATAAAGTAGTTTTTTTCATTTTGCTTAATATGAAGAAAGAAACCAGCATTAAAGTGTCCTTCGTCCTTTCTGTCGTAATCCCTCCAAAATCCCTCGTAGCCAAATACAATAAAGCTATCAGATTGATATACCGGCATACGAAAATTAGTGAGTATCAACTCTTTTTCATAATGATTTATCTCCACTATTTCATCATTGGAATCATAGCCGACTCTATAGTAATCATCGTAATTTATTTCCCCGCTAATTGGCTCAAATTTGTTAAAGTCAAAACCTTTAAAGTCTCTGTAATCAGACACGTTATATGAATAATCAATCCCTTTCAAAAACTGATATACATTCCTAAGATTTGTGTTACAAGTATTCATTTTTTGTCCATTAGTACATGTTGTTAAGCTAAGGAAAAACACTATAAGCAAACTGTTTTTTATATTCATCATTAAAACCATGGTATTGGGGTAATGCTACCGTTTTTATTTATTCTCATATTCATATAACTATTTTGCGTAGAGCCGGATATATGAAGCCATCCTCGACTATGTTTTTCTTCTAGGGTTAGATTCTTTCCAATCGGAACTTTAGGATATTTTTTCCCACTTTTACTCTTAACCTCATATAACAAAGACTTATCCTGATTCATATAAATATTGATAAGTCCACCCCGGTCAGTATTTAAATATTTATTCGCCATATAAATTGTATTTTGCCCTGCTTCACACGCATTAAAGACTAGGTTACCACCTGAAGAAACATTATCCGTAATATCCTTTAACAATCGAGCATTGAATGAATCCGTTGCCATGTCACTTACAGTGACATCACTACCCTCTGTTAAACCCATCCTAATACCATGCGTCCCTGCATGTGCAATAATCACAAGATTATTTATGCTTTTTTTCTTCGCATAATCTGAAACATATTTTTTGGCCTGATGCATATTGGATATAGATCTAGCATTCCAGCCAGAACCAACTAAATTGTTTCCATATGGCGCATTTTCATGCACAAACAAAATTAAATTACCTGTCAGTTTTTCTTCCTGAACATCTGAATCTCCCCAATGATTTGTCCATTTACCTACCACCAATTCCGTTCCTAGAGTTACTGATCCGCCACCAGATGATGTGCCGGAATACATATCATAACCTAGAACAACCGATTTAACATGCTCTTTTAAAAACCTCTTCATGCTAACCTCTGAGGCAAAACTATTCAAACTCGACATCGAATAATCAGCCCCTCTAGCATACCCAGATGTCCTATTAGCGGATGACATACCATACCCCGCACCAAAATTATTACCATAACCATAGTAATTATTAGCCCCTATGCCATCATTCTCTATAAAGCTACGGTTTTCTGCCATTACACCATTCGCCCACGCTTGCATGTCAGCCCAAGCATCATCCCCCATTGGATCATTATACGATACAGGGTCATTAAAACAATAATTATATGGCGTTACAGAAGGATATTTATTAACCATAATATCCACGGCGGTAAACCTGCCAATGGCAGCATCATACTGTCGATAGAAGGTCTCATAGTTCCCGTCTCTTGGTTCAACTCGATTCCGGCATTGTAGAGAAAGATGTATTGACAAATTATAGAAATACACCTTATAAGTCTACGAACCTTTTTAATGCAAAAGACTTGCAGCGTACATCACAAAGAACGTTTTGTGCTTTTAAGCACCTGCGAATATAGTTTTATTTTTCTCAGATGAAAAGAAATCCTTTCCTCTTCAAAAAGGTAGGCAACAGCAACTTGCACAATAAAAAAGCCCGGGAATAACCCAGACTTTGATATTTCTCTAGTTCCGAATCCTCTGCTATAAAACCAAACCGGGCGGACGCCCTTTTTCATTATTGGCTGCAGGATTGCTGTACTAAACTTACTACCAGCTAAAGTTCGAAAGCTTTCCCGTAAAACAATGAAAGACATAAGTGAGACACTTGCGCCAGTTTCATCGTTTTATAGCCTTGGACCAGATGGGGGCATGTTTTTAAAGTTTTAGACGCCTTGTTAAGAGACTACAAAACTCAACGTGCTTACTCCTCCTAAAACAAAAAGCCCGGGAACAACTCCCAGGCTTTGATATTTCTCTAGTTTCAATTCTCTACAATAAATCCACACCGGGCGGACGCCCTTCTTCATTATTGGTCTAAGGATCGCTATGCTAAACCTTAGACCAGGTAGATTATCTACCTGGTGGGAAATTTTTCAACAATCCATATTCAAATTTTAAATATAAGAGGAATAAAGCCAGCAAAATTGCGATCACTAGTACAACAACTCTTTCCTTAAGTGGTAGTTTAGGGAACCTCCAAGACATAACATTATGATATTTTTGAAAATTTGATCTCACTGCGAGTTCTAATTAACTATCGTATAGTAAAAATATTTGAATAAATAATTTGAAAAATTAAACCCAAAATGCATTAAAAT
This region of Fulvivirga ulvae genomic DNA includes:
- a CDS encoding addiction module protein, whose product is MLYLQSHDNPIAMNTVILRKELQDYISQADERFIQLVYGMMQADKSSGLLLSEAEREELDKRIARHKKGESKSYSWDEVKKRLQG
- a CDS encoding tyrosine-type recombinase/integrase; the protein is MDNTYTNYLKKQGYARRTIAAYEQSKNRYQQWSAEQQLNPEQASYNDLLDYLAHLRRHHVRTTTMQTYLAAITHYYDSLTTAGIIDQNPARYIELKTRDQRKLYPTMSKDQLENLYTSFDVKALRKTKTTSRQSAIRNKIATGLMVYQGLDVNTLSSLKTENIDVLGGTIQVPGSRKHNPRTLALQARQIIELDRYINQTRAELQHQFRQEESDQLLITGYTHYYDAHRRLMQRLKKQEPQLQSAQHIRSSVIVHWLRQHNLREVQYMAGHKNIQSTEAYQQDDTESLQLDIDRFHPMNETED
- a CDS encoding tyrosine-type recombinase/integrase: MKKLTLKTTAYRFLEQSFAEWLDILGYAPSTVQAFPIHVREFLHYLETHNHTHINQIDIPIIKTYYRHLSQRANQRLGGGLSNNYLNQHLSAIEKLLDYLRKQGRILLPPTGIPLESPNPQPITPLTTGQIKQLYQATTTYEDQYPELASRDRALLAVYYDCGLRRNEGVNLNHTDIHFDNRLLHVRQAKGGKSRLVPFSRTTGKYLEHYRYDARPQLLNPNKTHEEAFFISRRGDRANGNTLNTRLKYMQKHTDCPILQQKPLHLHLLRHSIATHLLYQGMTIEKVSQFLGHQSLESTQVYTHLVDRSFSEG
- a CDS encoding helix-turn-helix domain-containing protein codes for the protein MTKLGEYLDKKSVNKAEIARRTGLNKTRITELTTLERAKLRADELYLIALAIDVNPCDILNEVCGHLKLKQ
- a CDS encoding RHS repeat-associated core domain-containing protein, coding for MYFYNLSIHLSLQCRNRVEPRDGNYETFYRQYDAAIGRFTAVDIMVNKYPSVTPYNYCFNDPVSYNDPMGDDAWADMQAWANGVMAENRSFIENDGIGANNYYGYGNNFGAGYGMSSANRTSGYARGADYSMSSLNSFASEVSMKRFLKEHVKSVVLGYDMYSGTSSGGGSVTLGTELVVGKWTNHWGDSDVQEEKLTGNLILFVHENAPYGNNLVGSGWNARSISNMHQAKKYVSDYAKKKSINNLVIIAHAGTHGIRMGLTEGSDVTVSDMATDSFNARLLKDITDNVSSGGNLVFNACEAGQNTIYMANKYLNTDRGGLINIYMNQDKSLLYEVKSKSGKKYPKVPIGKNLTLEEKHSRGWLHISGSTQNSYMNMRINKNGSITPIPWF